CTACTCAGAGAGTATCTTGGTCTCAGTACACAAAGCTGACGTATATGACAGATGTCTCTGGTAGTTTCGGTAGGTGGAGGTCAGGAAAGGGCAGCATGCCATCATTGTCTATGTGAGTCTGGACTGTGTAGGCTTTCACCACTGCTCCCCACTCCAGCACTGAGCTGTGGATGATTCCCAGTCTGGCCTGTTCGTGATAAGCTGCTCCCAGCTCCCTGCCCAGGAAGATGTCTTGGATCTGGGGTGAGGACAAAGCCAGGGAATCTCTCCTCGGGTCCTGGTTTGTGTCTCTGTCCCTGTTGTATCTATTTGTGCCCAGGTGAGCACCGTTATCTCTGTCTGGGTCAGTGTGTAAGTCTGTGTTCTTGGCTCTGTTTGCAACTGGACACTGGTGAGCCAGCCTCTGCGACAGGTTCACCACCGTCAGCCTCTCCAGGTGCTGCACAGCAAAATGTCCCtccggggaggaggaggaggaggaggaagaagaagaagaagccgtCCCTCTGGATCCACCAGGGCCACAGTGGACCAGGGTGAGGTGCCTGACCTCCGAGTTGTTGAGCAGACGTGCCGTGTTCAATGGCGACGTGAACCAAACTGTTAAACGTCTCATCCTGAAAACAGGAGACGAGTGCGACTGGGGGCGGTGCAGCGCGGAAAGCTGGATGTCCTTGCATCTGCAGTCTGCTAGCGACGAGATGCTGCAGGGTTGCGGGTCCTGGCTGCAGGAGTAGTAGAAAAAGCTGGTGTGGGTCACGTAAGCCAGGCGCAGGTCGGATCGCTGCAGGGCCACGGACACGCACAGCAGCACGCAGAGGAACGAGGCAGGAGGGCTGAAGAGAGGCATCACTGCTGCAGGAGAGGCTCAGGTGGCATATTGTTGGTGTTCATGTGTGGATACCTGAGACTAAAGaaaagagaacacacacattcagtatcAGAGCAAAGGAAGGATGAGCGCTGACAGGCTGAGATggttgttcagtgtttttagtgGCTTTTTATTGGTAGTTTCTTCATTTGTCCATTGCAAGACAATAGAAGGCCTTGTTTCACATGAGAGAAACGCACACGCTCAGTAAGGCACCCTGTGAAGCTCTCCGATGCTCTCTGACTGGATTTCAGATCGATGATCAGGctctttgatgttttttgttttctctttggtgACATGTGCATCTCTGCATTGATCTTTGACCCTGTGGATACACCTAAACTTGGTGGTGGgccgtcagggccagcaaggccttctctgcaggcctaaacactatcacaaacactgacctacatttacaacctaaattctaatatttgttccatgaaattgtattaatttattcccaacactttattctcttcatttcgtaGCATTTCTCCCGGCTGCACTGCTTCCAGtacgtgtatgtggatgttcgatttttgtccaatcagatttcagcctctgtgtgttgccacgtcagtctaatctgcccagggccttcagaatcagtagtgctggcccaTGCAATTTAAACTATATTCGCcactgactgtttctttaaccaatcagatttcagaatcctcgTCAGCTAGCTGGCTCTGGGAAGCGTCAGCATTCttccgtcctctgattggtcggtcagagcaaaagtcacagccaacTGCTCctgatgatgtacatggcacagttgtggttgtagtgtagaggtttggagttgtcttaactgtatttcttgttgtattaatagtggtaattatcctcaacatGCAACATTCCTCGCCTTGTCATATTGCGTTTTTGGATAGTATTGATGTTTTTGGTATAATTGCGacgtgatagtggttgtattaagatgtggactaagtcaggtgtgtccccactgaaggcccaaGTACCAAATGCACGGCCCACCGCTGCCGAAACTGTAGTTTTTTGCAGTATCTCATGTTCGGTGCCATTTTATGCTGCAGTACATTATAAAggtaaatatatatgtatggtTTACTTCATTACTGACACCAGTGGGTACTCATTATTTTGCAGAATCttgtttttaatacaaaataCGTGATTATCTTATAAACTATGATGCATTTAACCAACCAAAAGTCTATGAGCAAATGTGCAGGAGTATATTTATATTGTGGTATTTGGCACACAAAGATTCAAGATCAAAATTGCTGCTGCAGAAGCAGAGACGATCTTGTTTATTGCACTCGTTCTTCTATCTTGTCTAGAATTAGagcctacattacccacaatgcaactcaaccACCAAAAGTTATCCATATTAGTCTTGTAAATTGCCTATGTTATATCTGTgattttttgacttttgcagATGTTCTTTATGTCTTCTTTTTGTTATGCAACAAAGTACAAAGACAAATTCCTCGCATGGGGAAAACCTACTTGACAACAAACCTGATTCTGACTCAGGTTGTGCATGAAGCAAATGTGTCCTTAAGCTATTAGCCTCATGCAAAGATTAAGGAGCAGGCCACACAGCTCAGATAAACTcacttgtttttcctcacacacTTCACGCCAAGACTTAACACAACAGACTCATATGTAAAAATCTACCAAATCCACCATGAAGTAAAGCATCCAAatatttcttcctctgctgttcatTGCATTTAAAAAGTGACTCTATTCTGTAATTTTTATCTTTTGACAACACAtcatgtctttttctttttctttactgaCTTTTACCCCATTTCATAATTTACAAGAACTTTTTCCCCAACCCCTGGGAGCGGGTGTgaacctgttttgtttttgtatatcAGCACAAAAAGTAATAACATTGGCTTGACACTGGAGGTTAAGTCCAGCAAGAGTGAGGGAAATGTTTATATGCAGTGGTGCGTATTTACTAAGTACATGTACTCAGGTACAAATTTTAGGTATTTTTACCTTAcatgaatatttccattttatgcagTCTTGTTTTCATACCTCTCTGGTCCAGTGAGAACCAAATGTGTCCAAATCGGCCATTTGAGTGGATGAAGTGTTCATTTATGGGCTTTAGGaatttctcttccttcttcagcttcttcagtttttttcccccacaaagttggaaactTCTCATAAGACAGTAATGCTACAAACATTTGATGATCTTACAAGAAACTATGCAACAGTATAAGCACCAGTTAAGTTCATCCCCGTCTTAAACAACCACAGCAGTGAAATACAACACAGACACtaatgcagcagtaatattaatctAAAAAGATCAGATATGgcagtaaaacactgacagggaacTGCTCATgttaaagtaaaagttaaaGTAAATTTTGCCAGTAGTATTGTTATCTGTAGTGGAGTATCTTTTACAGAAGTAAAGGATTTGAATACttgaatatgaaaacaaaatgctcagGTCATGTAAATAAACGCAGccctccttcagctcctctgtTTCTCATCCTTTGGGCCTACATGTTTTCTTACCGACGTGAAGAGTGTGGATATGGACGTATTCACAGCTGGTTTGGATCAGGActttgtgtcacacacacacacacacacacacgcacatgtgcACTCTTACACAGTAAGAGTCATGTGCTGGGTGTGTACCTTCCTGTAGTACAGTTTTTGCATGACATTGTTTGGCACAGGGAGCCCACATTGAATTTCacatacaccaacacacacatttagaaaatTATAACTGTGAAGATCGCTCTGTGATTCCAGAGAAAACATTGTTCTGAAACACTGGCCTTTACAAAGGTCTGGAAAGATTTTTCTGGTTTGGCAATAATCTCGTGCGAGGAACATGGCCGTCAGCCTCATGCTGAAGCCGAGTTGACCGCTACATTCTTCCTTTGGCCTGTGACATTAAACAGAAGTGAAATTACCATCTACAGTATAGCTAACATATACTTTCTCTTATTCTCATTGCCGGACTGTTTCATAgtctgtttcagtttgtgtcagCTCTTCATTGAAGCTCGAAGCCATGAGTTGAAACGCTTGACTTTGGAAAAGCCATCCGCAGGCTTGTGCATCACTAAAACACAAAGTTCACTGCGGTATGCTTGAAAAATGTGGGATCTCCGCTTAATTTGTACCCACTGACACACAAGCAGGCCAAACACTGCATGAAGAAATGTCAGGTGAAGGATTTTTAATGATGGAAAGTTATTAGACTCATTAGAGGACTGAAGTGTTGTGTGCATAAGGTGATCAGCTGTATTTAAAGGGTGAGTCTGTAATATTATCTGTGCGAGGCTAGAGGCTCAGTCAAACAGTGACGTGTTTGTTCAATATAATGAACATAGTCACTGCAATTTATTTTGAGCCAGTACCATGACACCATCCTGCTACTTCAAATGCTCACAACTGTACCAAATATACCAATGAAAATAATCTCCAACAAATGCGTTATttggcggcacggtggtgcagtggttagcactgtcgcctcatagcaagagggttccaggttcgaatcccggtctgggtccttctatgtggagtttgcatgttctccctgtgcctgcgtgggttttctctgggttctccggcttcctcccacaataccaaaaacatgcacattaggttaattggctactctaaattgcccctaggtgtgaatgtgagagtgtgtggttgtctgtctttgtgtgttggccctgcgattgactggcgaccagtccagggtgaaccccgcctctcgcccgtagtcagctgggataggctccagctcccccgcgaccctgacggataagcggtatagaaaatggatggatggaaatgcGTTATTTGCAGCTGTTTTAAGAAGTTATTAATCCTCTCTAAAAGATGAAGTTCTGCGGTCATCTTCTGCATAGAAGCGAGTTACAAATGTTATAGAGCCACACACCCAGGAGGCTTTTGATTGTCTTCTTGGCAAGAACACGAATGAGCATATTTCCCCAAATGTTGAGCTGcgctttaagaaaaaaaaaatctctactTTAATTATGGCCTGTCGCTAGTGAGCCAAGCTATCCTGAGTGCTGGGAGCAAAGGGCAGATAGTGAGTGTCAGGAGTTGccagtttttgctttttcctcagGCACCAAAATCATTCACTCCACACCTCCTTATGTCAAGATTAGGCTGCATAAGTACCACAGTCATGGGTGAAAGGACTTTCAGCTCACTAAGATAGAAATGAATGAGTGTCTGACCACATGTCTGGCTCAGCTATGTATCATTGACTTTAACTTGAGGTGACTCAAACCTCAAATATGACAGTATTCACTCTTTTCATGTTATTTCTGGTTCGGgtgtgagttttgttttgttaaaactCACTGAAATGACTCTGTTCACACCTTCTACTGCCTTGCTTATTCTCCAGAGAAAATCAGAAGCACTTCAGGCATTGCGGGTCTGTCAcatcactgcagtttttcttaaCAGAACAGATTTGCGAGAATTTTTCTATTAcataacacagacacaggaatGCACAAGCTATGTAATGTAATTTGAGAGTATACATCCGGCTTGGCTGTCTCGTTCctttacacatacaaacatgattTTTTAACAGTTGTTACAGTTAAACATAGTAAGTTTCCCAGTTTTCTGGTAAGTAACTCACCCCAGGTTGCTGTCGAAGAGCAGATATGTGAATGCGTCAGTTTGAGGGTGGGATGGGGAGGAAAAAATCTCACATCCAGCTGACGTCAGGATGTGGGAAGTATCCCAAACAGGAGGTTGTAACTTACTTAAAGTGGAGATTAAGTTCAGCTTTAAATGGTGTATACAAACATAGGCTATGTTCTCATCAGAACAGGCCTGAACCAATGGGAATCCCACACATAATGATGACACAATAGAAATCCATTTTATATACATTAATTTAAGagggttattattattagactCGGTTTGAATAATAATTACACATGCTACAAACACAGctaaacatttctgtaaattacattttaaaacctattccactgtgtgtgtgtgtgaaagtcatATTTACCACAATAATTGCATAGTATGTCTATCCAACAATTCATCTGTTAGATAGTGCCAGTTAACTGCTTTAACAATTAATATGTTTTAAGTGGACGTCCTCTTAGGAGGAAAAATAGAAGAAATGCAAATTTCCCGCTTAGTCATGTTGTTGCATTCATATACTGTCGGCCAAATCAGGATTTGGACTTGAGTAGCTTATGAATGAATGGCGCAGGACTTTTATCGCATTCCGGTCTTTATTCTAAACACATCAACAATTTATATCAAGCTTTGTGCCACTTCTCGAATGAAACGACCGGACACCGGTCTCGGAAAGTGTAGCTTTAAGAAGTGTGGGAGAGGCAGGATGAGGGCGTTATTTTTCTCCTACAGATCCGGAATGCTACGCCAGTTGCTTCTGATTTTGGGAAGCGTCTTGATATTGTTCTCATCCGTTTCGCGAGTAAACGTTTGATTCAGTCTTCGAGAGGAAACTGCCAATGTGAGGCTTCTCCCCGTGAAGAATGGACCTAACgattttaaattcacttttcgTCTTTCATTTCGTGCTCCAAGGTGTAACGGCGGACGGTAAGCAAACGCTAGCTACGTCACAGTCCTTATACTAGCTAACTTCTGCCTGAGTTAAATGCTAATCTCAGCTGGGCTCCGCACACCAGAATCGCGAAATGAATCCAAATTTGTCACAGGACTTACGAAGTGTCAAATCTATATGAATGTAAGCTCGCATGTGGCTTGTCACAGCTGTTTCATTTGGAAATGTGAGCCGAGGACGGGCGGtcatttcacaggaaaacaccACAAATTCCAGCTAGCCGATAGCGCTTTGTCTGTTGTGAGGGAGTGGGAGAGATTTCCTGTAATACATCAAAACATGTGTCAGTATTTGGTACTGTTATCAACCAGCATGTGTGATATTGGGTAGTTGCTCTTGCTAACAATGTGCGCAGCTGTTGTACAGTATTCCAGCTTGTCAGCATCCGCAAAAGGTTTAATTTCATGAGATAGCAGTCGTTAGGGTGATATCACATCATAGCTGGATTGTCTCTTCTTAAACCACTGTCGACATTGTGAACATCCAAAGAGCTCTTTAGCATGTTGTATAATCATAAAATGAACTCTCAGGAATCTTACGTGTGAATATTTAATGAGACAGACTCTTATCATGGCGGACTACTTGAACAAACCTACCGATGAAGTAAATTGGCcttctgttttttgggggttttctGTATTTCCTCCTTGTAGTTTTCGCTATTACCCAAGACTCTTCGTGTCATGTATTTTCTGCAGAGTTGCACAGTCTTCTTTAAGGGTTTGTAATCTGCCTGCTATATAGCAACACAGTTTAGAAATCAAACCCTGCAGAAGCCAGGCGTAGTTGCAGTTATACGTTTGTGTATTGTGAATTTTGTGTGCTCTGCTGCATATGCACatgctcatttctttttttttttagagatgGGTGAAAATGAGAGACAGTGCTTTaaattttgcagttttgcttcatttgacatgagtgacacagaaaagactattttaattttttaaaaaaaagaggaatacGGTGGGTGATGAAAGTAGAACACGGGATTCACAGCTTAGAGCGAGAAAGCAATTTAATGCATTGTGAGGCCTTTCAGTCCTTTGACCAAATTAGCTTCCATGTCCAAATATGCCTACGCCATTGTACCAATGCCTGTAATAGGACTGTAGATTCTGCAAAAGTCTTGATGACCGTATTTAATTCATAACCAATTAATTGGTTATGAATGTACATTCACTTATATAGATTCTCTGCAGTATGTGGGAATTGCCGCCACACACTTGATGCTAAAATGCATCTTCAATAATATGATTAGAAGTGAGGAGCACAAGCATTAGTGCATTTAGACTGGTGGGCGGTATGTCGTCACTTGTGTTGTGTGAGCACAAATTTGTCCCTGGCCACCTTAAAGTGTACTACTTAAGGTAATTGACAAAAAAGTAATCAACCAATCCAGCTTTTCAGTTATGAGTATTTTCTGCCATGAAATACTCCATGAAAATATTGGTTGGTTGCAGCCCTGTTATTCCTAACACTGAGGAATTGATAACAAAAACGGCagcacaaaaaagacaacaacaacgaAGTGATTTCTTCAAATCTCAACTtcacttcaaactttatttgtcagtatatttttacgTGCACTGAAAtccttcctctgcatttaacccatcactgattgaaacatgcaacatgcagtgaaacacacaaaagtagtgggctgcaactatcaagcgcccagggagcaaataTTGGGTGTTCAGTGCCTTGTtcaaggacacatcagctggctaatggagggagggagacattgattaatcactccaccacacccaaattttatttcctgcctgtccgggGGAAacgaaccggtgaccctccggttacaagccacttctcctcctcctcctcctcctcctcctctaggccacggctgccccccaacACAATCGCTGATTCATTTAGGATCTGTTGACGTAAAGGGGTCTACGTTTATCAGcaaaaatctatttttcttcacattgcTTATCTCTGTTTTCAGGTATTCAAACCTCTTGCTGTCGCAGTGCAGTTCTAATGCATGCAACGTCGCAATTTACTAACATCAAACGCAGACGCATTTGATGTGCGGACTCTTTTCTTcggcctgtgtgtgttttcctgcttaGCATGGCAGTGGTCAGGGCCTCATCGCACATGAAGTTAGGTTTGTAAGGGGAATTGAAATCCTTTCAGAAGAAGCTACTCGAACGGCATTTTAAACGCCTCTTCTGGTGTTAATAAATAGTTAATTTGCCAAGTTTCACAGAGAGGGAAGTAAATCTCAACATTGTCTGATTAATATGTTTTCGTTGTCCTTTTAGAATTTAAGTATGTACCGTAATCAACTTACAAACCCGGAAATCACTCATAGCTCTGCCAAAATTCAGGGGagcttcagtgttttaaatgctgCGTGCTCCTGCATATTGAGAGtagattcaagagtctttattgtcattatgcaagcataacgaaattttgtgcagattctcagcttcaaaacacacttataaataggaaaaataaaaaattgcacaccttagaaaaaaaaaatataaaatacaaagtacaaaatgcagaatacagagtgaggtagataaaaacaaagtgcactagtgccagactatgtgtatgagtgtttcactgtaggggggttattgctttaacagctctggggaagaagctgtccctgagtctgttggtgctggttttaatgttcctgtaccgctttcctgatggaagcggtacaaacagtttgttgcccgggtgggtggggtctgtggcaatgcgtcttgccttcttctggactcgggcagtgtaaactgagtccagatctggtagactgcagcccacaatcccctgtgctgtcctcaccacccgggctaaatctttcctgtcctgtgctgtacaactgccataccacacagtcacactgagacacaggatgctttcgatcgtggctctgtaaaagttcacgagcagctgagtagacagtccagtccgtttcaacttcctgagaaagaaaagccgctgttgggcctttttcaccaggtgtgaggtgttcactgaccaggagaggtcagaggagatgtggatgcccaggaacttgatgctgtccacccgctcaaccgcctccccaagtatacagacgggagcgtgatcagtcttcctggatctcctgtagtctactatgacctccttggttttgctgatgttcaggatgaggttgttcctggaacaccactgtgtcaagttctggacctcatctctgtagtgggtctcatcattgttagatatgagacccaccacagtggtgtcgtccgcgaacttgacgaccatgtttgtggggtggatagcagagcagtcgtgtgtgtacagtgtgaataaggcagggctgagtacacaaccctgcggcgtgccagtgttgaggatcagtggggctgatgtagactcccctatcctcaccacctggggcctgttggtgaggaagtccctgatccaggagcagagtgagtctgacaaacccaggttgtggggtttcagggccaacatgtccgggggggacagtgttaaaagccgagctgaagtccacaaatagcatcctgacATAGGTAGCTACACAATGAAGGattggaaacacaaacagctttatttcctgtcattcAGAGATGCTAAACTGTTGGCTGTGTTACAGTAATGGTGTAAATGTGTTTGGGGATTTTGTGGTCCTTGGGCTTTTGATGAAAAACTGTGGGCTTGAACTTGTGGCTTTCACAAGTTTCCGACTTTGCTCAGACAGTCAGGAGAGTGTGAGTGCGCTATAAAATGTGACTGGATCGGCCTCCTCTTGAATTGTGTATTGAGATGTCAATCAAGTTGCGTGGTTGAAATCTGGGAAATGACTGAGAAATGAGTGAATACATTCCTCTGTACATAATTGTGATGAGTCATTGCATACAATAGCCCAGCTTGTGATATGGTGACTGGGGCTTTCCgaagaaaataaacatcttACCTTTTgagtttgcttttatttttgcttttggtgGAGTGTTTTATCTCACTTATTAATTCACTGCAGTACTTGTTGAGGAGACCCATAACATGATCTTAATACACTTTAATAGAGTACATATTGAAGTCATGTCTTTATCGTCATTCTCTAGTTTTCGTCCTTTTCACTGGTACAAAGAGTTTTGGCTGTGGCTCAGTTGAATTTGCTTTCTGATTGCTCATTCTGACAAGTCACAGCAGGAAGCTCACAGTTGCATTGAAGATTGCTTTACTGATTATCTGATTATGCAAGGTGGTTCATTGCGACAGTCTAAAAACACTAAAAGGGTTTTTCCTGCACTAACAAGtcaacatgtctgctgtgttgccattttttttttttttttaaacagacgCCAGCATATATGATAATGAGCATTAACATGCTGCTATTTGGGTGCATTTCATTGCACTGTGCTTTGTGTGACTTTCTTATCTTGCTTTTACtttctgtgcaaaaaaaaatgtgtctttgtgttctgCCTAATATGTTGTGTGCAGTATGAACTCATTTTGAAAGCGTTTTGCAGCAGCACTGACGAACGTTTTCATCTGTTTTGCGTTTCTCACATGACCAGTaacctcatttttttttttttttttttttaaaagcctgACAACATCTGCTCTCTTCCTGCTTCTGGAAGAGGTTTTTGCTTTGTATACATTAGTCTTGTCTGCTACTGCTGCCTTTGGTTTTTAAAGTGATTACAATCTGCATCaatcataaaataaacatgatgttCCCAaagagttgtttgttttgacctttttgtaATTGGTTTACTGAAATCTCTTGcccagttttaatttaaaatgatggaTAAATCTAAAAGGCCGAAAAAAGGGCTTTGAAAACTGTTCATCTGAACTGTGTGTAAAGCTGTGTGTTCTTCTGTGCAAACTGCAATGCGGTTATGTTAAATAAAGGTTTTTTCCCAATTCTCACAGGTGGTGTGTAATTGGTTAAACTTATTTGAATACTTGCTTTGAGGAAGTTCAGATCCATTTCCTCTTGTCAGTATACAAGAACTTCTACACTTTCAGTTTGCATTAAGAAACACCTAACAAACTGGTTAgaaacagaagttaaaatcgtgaaatgaaataaatgaaattttgtgtgtgtatgtgtgt
This region of Scatophagus argus isolate fScaArg1 chromosome 10, fScaArg1.pri, whole genome shotgun sequence genomic DNA includes:
- the si:ch73-52p7.1 gene encoding uncharacterized protein si:ch73-52p7.1, with amino-acid sequence MPLFSPPASFLCVLLCVSVALQRSDLRLAYVTHTSFFYYSCSQDPQPCSISSLADCRCKDIQLSALHRPQSHSSPVFRMRRLTVWFTSPLNTARLLNNSEVRHLTLVHCGPGGSRGTASSSSSSSSSSSPEGHFAVQHLERLTVVNLSQRLAHQCPVANRAKNTDLHTDPDRDNGAHLGTNRYNRDRDTNQDPRRDSLALSSPQIQDIFLGRELGAAYHEQARLGIIHSSVLEWGAVVKAYTVQTHIDNDGMLPFPDLHLPKLPETSVIYVSFVY